The sequence CACGGTTGTTCCTTAGCGATTTCCAGCATTTCTACCGTCGTAAAACGAAGACCGGAACTGTCATTGACGAAATAACCGTCTTTTCTAGACAGTAGGACACGCCCTGTTTCATGAACATAAAATAAGTTGGCTGCATTCATTTCAGCACCAATCGGAGACCCAAATCCTTGCGTAGCAAACAGTTCTTCTTTGCTCGTAATTTTCTCAGCAAGCTGTTCGGACTCCTCAATTAGTTGAATAAAGTAATCCGTTTCAAGTCGGCGTAACGGTTTAAAGGCGGAATCGATGAACAATAAACCTTCCTCCTGGAATAGGCCATTCATCAGCCGGACGAAAAATTGAGTGAACGTCTTTTCCTGTTGTACAGCCTCCAGCACTCCGTCTAACAAATCTTTCGTATAAGCTGTTTCCCCAAATTTGCCAAAAATATCTTTAACGAAGGAAGCCATTTGCTCCCGGTCGTAAGCAGCGTCTGAAGCCATCAACTTCAAGACGAACTTTTCAGCATATTGCTGTTTTACCGCACGTCCATTTAGTTCTGTGTAGGTGTGATTAATTTCATTCAAATCATGGTCTTCACCTGCAACCCAAAATACCGGTACGACAGGAATACCCAATGACGCTCGCTGCTTTTTCGCGAGTAAAATGACTGTTATTGCTTTGTGTACGGAATATAAAGGCCCCGTTAAAACGCCTGCCTGTTGCCCACCAACAACGGCAACTGCGTTTTCCGCTAGCTCTTTGATGTGCTTATCCGCGTTTGCAGATATGCCAAAAGGCTCCATGAATACGCGGATTATTTCCGCGAGTTGACGTCTTTCAAATGAACGGCCCGCAAGTTCTGCTACCCTTGCTGGATAAGAACTTCCTTCATTACCATAATCGAAAAACGTATGTAAAAATTCTTTATCTTCTTTATACGCTTGCATCACTTTATTAGTTCCCTGCAATGCTAAAACTTCCAATTCCATTACTCATGCCCCTTTGTCACTTTAAGTATGAACAGAGTATAGCATTCCAAGCGATAGGATTGAAAAATAAACGCTTAGGCAACAGACAATTAAGTTATATAGTCAATCACTTTCGCAATGACGCCACCAAGCAACAGAAGGATGTAGCCTACTGTTAAGACAAGGAAATACAAGCGCCATGTTTTCCTTAATAGAGGAGCGATTTGAAATTCTTTGACCTTAACCCTTTCCATAACGATACGGGCAATGGCAATTATAATGGCGGCTCCTATGATATAGACGCCCGTTCCTTCCCCAATAATTGTACGGGAGGCCACATACACCGTTAAGAATAGAAATGGGGTTGTTACATCTGCCGCCAGCCCAATGACCGATGCCGGCGCCTTGCCCATCCTTCTCATAATGATAAGAAATAAAACGGTGACGATGAAGGGAAACAGAATGACTCCCCCGAAAAACGTTGAAGTTATCCCATTCATACTTCCCCTCCTGTCCGATTTACAGCATAGAGCATCGTTTCAAGCATCGCTAAGAGCGGTAATGTCCGTTGACGTTCGTTCGCTTTGCGAATAACCGCGGTGACAATTGTTTCAATTTCCATCGGACGACCCGCTAAACAATCTGCCAACATCGACGACTGGTTACTTGCTGTTTTTTCGCAAACACCTACCACGGCCTCATTGGGAAGAATTGACTGTATTTCCGGAAAAGCAGCCATCAATTCAGCATATAATGTATCGAAAAGTGTACGACAATGGGTGTTTGTCAAAAGCTCACCATTTTTCACTTTTAAAATAGCCGTCAAAGGATTAATCATACAGTTGATGAGCACTTTGCGCATTAGGATTTGTTCAGCATCTACGTGAAAACTTACTGGAAACAGAGCTGAATGAGCTCGTCCAAGCTTGTCAAATAGGCGTTTATCTCCACGGGTCGGAGCAATGGTTAGCATACCAACTCCATTATGGCTAACGGTCCGATCATCTACTCGGCGAGCCCCATGTTCTACTGTGGCGAATGCAACGTGAGGCATTGCCGTGTTATTCACTAACTCTATATGACCAATACCATTTTGGATAAATAGCACGGGATTCTCTATAGTTGCTTGCTCCATGTCTGAAAGGAGGTCACCTAAACCAGCATATTTGACCGCAACAATCCACAACGCAGTAGGCGCTAACGCTCTAATATCTGTCATTGCCCCTACATCGTACATACTCGTTGTCCCGTCCTGGTTGATACGCTGTATTCCTTTTTCCCGAATCAGTTGTGCCTGTTCTTCCCGTCTGACGTAGAAAGTCACAGCTACCCCCGCTTCAGCTAAAAACGACCCGAGTAGCAGACCAATTGAACCCGCTCCCGCAATGACGACATTCATCTTTTCCACCTCTAATCGAAAAGGTCCACCTGTATGCCGGCGGACCTTTATCTCTTTCATTCGATTATACAGGATATACTGGGTGTTTTCTCGGTGGTTGCGGAATATTTTTTGTGCTATACAACCGGAATCTATTTGCCAATACCCCTCTCAAGCTTGAAGGTGCGACAATTTCATCAATAATTAGCTCAGACGCTAACTTATAAATATCAATCTCTTCTTTATATTCCTGATGCTTCTCTTGGACAAATGACAGCCGTTCTTTTGGATCTTCAATCGCTTCTATTTTATTCGAATAGACGGCATTGACGGCTGCTTCTGGTCCCATGACAGCAATTTGAGCAGTCGGTAGGGCAATGCAGACATCTGGCTCGAACGCCGGCCCTGCCATCGCATAGAGCCCTGCGCCGTACGCTTTACGAACGATGACAGAAATTTTCGGTACTGTCGCGGAACTCATTGCCATAATCAGCTTCGCTCCATGACGAATAATACCTGCACGCTCCACTTTCGTTCCAATCATGAAGCCTGGTACATCCGCTAAAAATAACAGCGGAATCGAAAACGCATCACACAGTGTAATGAATTTCGTC comes from Sporosarcina sp. FSL K6-3457 and encodes:
- the bshC gene encoding bacillithiol biosynthesis cysteine-adding enzyme BshC; its protein translation is MELEVLALQGTNKVMQAYKEDKEFLHTFFDYGNEGSSYPARVAELAGRSFERRQLAEIIRVFMEPFGISANADKHIKELAENAVAVVGGQQAGVLTGPLYSVHKAITVILLAKKQRASLGIPVVPVFWVAGEDHDLNEINHTYTELNGRAVKQQYAEKFVLKLMASDAAYDREQMASFVKDIFGKFGETAYTKDLLDGVLEAVQQEKTFTQFFVRLMNGLFQEEGLLFIDSAFKPLRRLETDYFIQLIEESEQLAEKITSKEELFATQGFGSPIGAEMNAANLFYVHETGRVLLSRKDGYFVNDSSGLRFTTVEMLEIAKEQPWLLSNNVATRPIMQDLVFPVLAFVGGPGEIAYWAVLKEAFHHLGLKMPIIVPRISITLVTPQVKQALEKKSFTIEDVMSGQVFTAREQFVEELRDEEFNATLDETEKMLSSQYEKIAQLSEQQGPTMQELLQKNLLFHTKQLAYLKAKAEDALLLKHDAALRTFGLLEGELFPEGALQERLYAPYAYLNNYGPTLIQDLLQLPFEIDGTHQVVYL
- a CDS encoding DUF3397 family protein: MNGITSTFFGGVILFPFIVTVLFLIIMRRMGKAPASVIGLAADVTTPFLFLTVYVASRTIIGEGTGVYIIGAAIIIAIARIVMERVKVKEFQIAPLLRKTWRLYFLVLTVGYILLLLGGVIAKVIDYIT
- a CDS encoding ketopantoate reductase family protein is translated as MNVVIAGAGSIGLLLGSFLAEAGVAVTFYVRREEQAQLIREKGIQRINQDGTTSMYDVGAMTDIRALAPTALWIVAVKYAGLGDLLSDMEQATIENPVLFIQNGIGHIELVNNTAMPHVAFATVEHGARRVDDRTVSHNGVGMLTIAPTRGDKRLFDKLGRAHSALFPVSFHVDAEQILMRKVLINCMINPLTAILKVKNGELLTNTHCRTLFDTLYAELMAAFPEIQSILPNEAVVGVCEKTASNQSSMLADCLAGRPMEIETIVTAVIRKANERQRTLPLLAMLETMLYAVNRTGGEV